The genomic segment GCAGACAGTATGTTCTTGCTTCTCGTCACAGAAATTTCTTTCAAAACTGGCCATTTCATGAGAAGTTCTTGCAATTGTGTCTTAAACATGGTCTAGAGGAGAAGGAGGTGTTGCCACCATTTGGAAGCCAAACTTCACTTACCGAACCACTCAAAGATAGTCCTAACTTGATGCATTCATCGAgtgatgataatgataataatgatGAAAAAGAAGCTGATTCCTGCAAAGCTGAATATGATTACCACCCACAAACTACAAAAAATGACTGTGACTACAAAGTGAAAGAGGGAAATCAGCAAAACTGCAACATTTCTGCCAATTTATCTCAGTCAGCATACACATGTAATCTCCCAAGTTCAACTCATGCTCACAAAATAAGTCCACTAATGCCACCACCATCGaagaaagtaaaagataaatGCAGAAGGCATAAAGGGAGATGCAAGAAACGCTCCATGGTGGATATTTTAGCAGTGGCACGGCACACTACTTTAGAGGAGATCCATAGGATGAACAAGTTTTATTATCCAGAAACAGTGATTGAAGAATATCAGCAAACGGTGCCTTATGGAAATATCTCCATGCCTGAGCTAGGGAGTGATGGTTCATGTAGAAAAGGTTGGAGAGAAGATGCATATGATGGTTTAGCTAATGTTGACATGGCACCAAAGGGGCCATTGCTTCTTAAGTTCAAGCTCAATGGATGTAATGTAAATGGGTATTGCAGAACATAAATAAATTCTGTTCAATTTTATGCAATCttattactatattatatatgttgcaTTCCACCATCTAAGAAATAGAAAGCATTGTTTTCGTTATGTATGagatattataaagaaaaaatagcaAGAAACAAAGGAACCAGATAATAAAGCTGCTAGAGTAACTAGTACAGAATCAGAACAATGACTCATACACATCAATAACACTAGAAATGTTTTGGTTTGGACAAGCTATGCTGTAAAATCCAAGTATAGTGTTTGATTGACGTTTATATTTTTTCCTCTCCTTATAATCAAATGTAAAAGTTCTTCAATTGCCTTCTATTCAAGTTCTATGTTTTACTCACTGGTTCATTGGAAAAACAGCTACGTCTAGTTTTTGTCTGAAATTATATATGCTTATGACTGGATAAATTTGTAGGGATGTAATTTTTCCACATGTTACATTATGTAATATGATTTTAGAGGAtcttatttttttgaaaagaagaaagtgatCGTTTATATTGAAAgtttcctatatatatatatatatatatatatatatatatatatatatatatatatatatatatatatatatatgatatctaaaaaatttatgtcaatataaaactatttaatgtttggtttatataatttaaaattgaggTGATAtgaatttttagaaatatattaaaataagaattgtttaattatttttaatgttgttcaattctaaaaaattttgataaaataaataaaattcattatttttacataaaattattatataacgtttaataaaaattatatattttgttaatcttttatttaaaatacataacaattacaaaatattacacCGTTTAATAGATGGGTCAAACTCATgattaatgataattaaatttgGGTCAAGCTCGTATTATTAAGCCACAGATAATTTTTACGGGTATTGATGAGTATGgcacaaattatatttttttagtcgTGTTTTTAATTATAGGATTTGTTTACTCTAAATTATATTCCAACAAGTTTTTAGTTTAAAAGAAGTTAGCATTGCAAATTACAAGTATAAACTTTATGATTTCGGAAAAATGTTGCAAACTCTAATTTGTATTTGTGATTGGTTAAATAGCCTTATTTCATGAAGTAGATATAATTACTCTAACATTAACacgtgtatttttttttttttagagttttagATGATAtcttttttgtattgttttgcaataagttttttttattatattgagcTTGTATGTTTTCCTTTTGGATTTCATTAGCTGTGACTAATAAACACTTTATTTTTTACTGAAATATTGTCATACCATCTTAATACAGAAAATCACAtgattaaaagagaaaaaaaaattaaaaaaaaaaacacataattaaaaGTGTATAGATATGgataaattagatttttatagTTCATTTTATAAAGTTTTCTAATAAAACCTACATGGTAGATTATGGCCAACTAATTTTCTGAGTTTCTTAGTTCACAATGTTATTATAATTCTTAAgacttaatatatattataatttatatgttgtgtgtgagattaaatatttatgaataatttgataataattaaatatttcttttttagaGATCCATGAGCTCACgtacaaaaaaaatacatatgaatTTAGGTACACTATTTTAGGAATAACAACTTGATATATCATACATGAATAATtgatgtagaaaaaaaaaagtaagatcAAGTTATCCTTCTCTTTTTGTCTTGTTGTCTCTGTACAAATTCTATCAATTACCTTCCAAGTGTCTCACAATATGAGAGTCATGTACTTGTTAATTTCTCCATCTCTAAGTATAATAATAGTTATGTGTCAGTATTTTTGGAGACATTCAGCTATTTACTACTTATAGAATgagtcaaatttaattttatataagcAAAAGTAAGTcttcaaatgaaatttttgatcctatttttaacattaatgaGATGGTACCATATTTGAAAGTTATGGATCAATTTTTCTAAGTAAAATGGTTTCTCCATATGTAAATAATGTTTGCATTTGTtagttttaagttaaaaatgcTTAAATTAGTAAgaaatttatgtttgattagtcaaataaaaactttaataattgagatattttcattctttacaagttagttttgtaaaattaattttaagttaaaaattcatttttttaataaaagtatcaTAATCATAGGTTTTAAGTATATCATAACAAGATTTATTATTTGATGTGTTTATCATGTCACCTACTGTCATTTTGCGATATTagattatttatatatagtcTCGAATTCGAGATATATGTGTCTCGATAcgagaaaatatataaagatcACACATGAATTAGAGATAAGatgagtttttaaattttttatagaagataattttttgtgtaacatataattttataatatctttatatattataattaaattattgttttttctaaaagaattattttcaatattataaaaatttaattttattttttgtggttttaaaaaaaattgaaacaatatgatgctttttaaaacaaaataaaagaatatgatGTTTTTTAATACGAAATAAAAGAAgtactattatttattaaaaatataaaataagtaaaggtttatttaaaaactgaaaatttattttaagattaaagCAGATAGgattatcatttaatattatctcACAAAAAGTAGATGTGTAAATGGAATTTTGCAATAAGAGATACAGTTCAGAAATGAAAACTTAACCAGGACAACCAATAAATTAGGTTTtcaataaaagttaataatgaACAAAGGCTATTCTTTGCCAAACCACTgtgagaaaaaataatattttctccaTTTCATAATACtcatatttgatttttcaacttctaattaatatttcaaccttaaaaaatacatttaagaagaaaataatttaattactgtTATCAGtgttctaaaataaaataaaaaggaatttCTCTGGAACCAAGACATAGAAGTAGTAGTATATATGGAAAGATATTTGTCCGATGAATTGGCTGATGTATATGATGTTGTAACATAATGTAATGCATATGCATTGTGTGCAAAGGAGTGCTATTGGAGGAATCGCCTCTCCCATTATCAAATCATCACTTTCAGTTCCGTCAACAATAATGGCCATGCCTTCTCCTAACTCACTCCGAGTTGCAGCGGCCCAGATGACATCCGTCAGCGACCTCGCCGCCAATTTCGCCACCTGCTCTCGCCTTgtcaaagttttcttcttttccatattttcttttctgGGTTCCCTTTATTTTCtctcatatttttctcttctattttaTATCCTCCTTTGtactgtttttcttttgaatacTGAGTATTGGGTTTGGTGTGAAAAGGAAGCAGCTTCAGCTGGAGCCAAATTGCTTTGCTTTCCTGAGGCTTTCTCTTATGTGGGTACCAAGGATGGGGACAGTGTTAGTGTTGCTCAACCATTGGATGGACCAATTATGAACCAGTATTGCTCTTTGGCCAGGTCATACTTATACCCatctcttcattttcttcatatttCAACTCTTCAATTGTGATTCATCCAAACAACCAATTGTTTGCAAACCCTCTTTGATTGAGGATTGTAGGGCCTTTGGCCTTTGTAACCAACATGATGGTTTCCAGAGGGCACCAGGTCACCCATAGTAGAGTTTACTTAGCTTTTTTGAGTTTTTAATCCACTTTAAGACTCCTCATGGGTGTGAACAATttgtcttctcttttttttttcatttttgtggaAAATGTGAATACTTTACATGTTCTAATGTACTGCAGAGAATCCAGCATTTGGTTGTCACTTGGAGGCTTCCAAGAGAAAGGATCTGATCCTCAACACTTGTGTAATACTCACGTTATAGTAGATGAGACTGGGAAAATTAGAAGCTCTTATAAAAAGATACACCTGTAAGATCGGTGACTCATAACACTTGCAACTATTAATAATGTATATGATTGTTTATCAACTCCTAGATATACATAGTTTGTGTGGGTACGTCCTCCCTAATTGAGAAAATTTTCTGCTTTCTGTTTGTGCTATTGTGGCTGTATAAAcaattgatatttaatttttactttattttatttaaaggttTGATGTAGATGTTCCTGGTGGAAGGGTATATAAAGAAAGTAGTTTTACAGAACCAGGTTGGATATTTACTCTCTCTACTAAGTATTGAAGATTAACGAGCCTTTGTTTTGCTTAGTCGTGAGTGTAAATTTTCATGTGCCTGCTTCCTCCTAAAAAGAACAAGTGAAAAAACAAGGAACATGATTAGTATTAGTCATGTGATTCTGATTATATTTCCAACTATACACTTTTCCTTCAATTGTATGTGATATTTGTTTCCTTCAACTTCATTTCCTCTTACTGAAAATGGAGAGCAGAATTAGTCCTTTTTTGTGGTGAAACTGGGAGTGGGGAGTGTTTGCCAGAGAAGATAAGCACACTTAGTATGATATGAACaatgaaggatgatgttttcatgTGAAAATCCATCTTCCTGGCGTTTTCAGGCAAGGATATTGTTGCAGTAGACAGTCCTATTGGGCGTCTGGGGCTAAGTGTATGCTATGATCTGAGATTTCCTGAGATGTACCAGTTGTTACGTTTCCAACATGAAGCTCAGGTAATGAGTGAAAATATGACTTTCTTGATTAAATTTGGTTGTCTAGAATGTAAGATTTTCATTCGTTTTACAACATGCAGGTACTGTTGGTACCTTCAGCATTCACTAAAGTTACAGGTGCTGCACACTGGGAGATTCTTCTTCGTGCCCGTGCAATTGAGACTCAATGTTATGTAAGAATtcatttttgcatttaacaTACTATCCTTCCATCAGCTGAAGTGTGCTGAAGGTATAATCATTGGATTGAACAAGTTAAATTCTTCACACAAACCAGTTATAATTTCCATATTCATAGCTTTTCTTTTTGCTTTAATGCATTTGTTATGATTAGAACAAGAAACTTGCAAGTTATTTGAGGAAATATGTTTAAactattcttttctctttccattttcttatataaatgtGGTTTGATGAATGAACTATCAGGTCATTGCTGCTGCTCAAACAGGAAAACATGGTGATAAAAGAGAAAGCTATGGTGACACATTAATCATCGATCCATGGGGGACAATTGTTGGCCGATTACCAGGTAAAAAACTCTACAGTACAAAAATTTGCTTGATGTAGTTTCTTGCAGTACcaacatttcttttgtttaaacCAAAGTTTGCTGAATTCCATGATTGGCTTTGTGTTCCTTTTTCAGATCGTTTGTCTACAGGCATTGTAGTATCTGATATTGATTTATCACTTGTTGATTCAGTTAGAGAGAAAATGCCAATTGACAAGGTAGTTTTCTAACATGTATCTGTAGCCATGAACTTATTATATGCAGGCATGGATTCTAGTAGTGAGCATTGCATAAATTTGTTTTGTAAGTACCATTATTACTATGTTCTTGTGCTTACACTTTTTCTTTGGGTTCAGCAAAGGATGCCAATTGACTTCTGGAAAGCTGCATCTCTATAGTTCTTATTTGGACCATCAACAAGgattacttatttaaaaatatgggATTATTTGTATGTAGACTTAAAGATGGTATATACAAATATTGAATTTTGGACTTTGTGGTAATAAGTAATCAAGTGCCTTATTATGCTCTATTCATTTGTGCATGCTCCATGTTTCACAGGATCTATTACTTCTTTCCACAATCTGAGGTTAGATTCATAGTGTGCATTGcaagtttaattatattgttagaaaaatagaaaagtgtATATAATTCATATACGTCAATAAAAGAATAGAAAGTatgtttatttaagtttttgatATTATAATGTTAACAATGAGAATGGTGTTGCATGTGTTCTTGGTGCTGGAAGAAATCTGGACATGATTTAGTATTTTCGACGTAGTTTCCATCACCGTTTTTTTCTTTCCTCGTGTgccaaattaaaaactatttaattatataattggTGATAGTTACGAATGCGTCCTCTGTTGAAAGAATAAATACAAAAAGTCTGCTTGCCACTTTGATTTTCAATATATTCATTCTTCTTGATTTGTTGTTTATCTATTCTTTTATAGACTTTTCAACTACATGACGTGTGATATAAAAACTCTATGGACAAAGCTTCAAAGATATTAATTTTCCTTAGACTTAATGATCCACTTGGTCTTCATTTTCAAtcgtgttttaatttttgtaaaaatattatcattatcattaggttattttaaaaaacttactAAAATGCATGTCgcaaatcaatttataatttttttaatttttctatcgGTATACTCTGATATTATAGGttaattgtttcaatttggataaaaacaatattatttcattttaaaaaaaattatgactaaTTTGAATCAAAAAACATATCTAAAAGCTAAATTAAagttaagataataataatacttgataacataaattgataaaaaaaaaaggatgttATTGTGgttagtaatttttaaaaaaaaataattgaagtacttttcaaaaatgaagacgcaaatgaattttttttttaaataagggTTAATTTAGAAATTTTCCGTCAAAATAAAgaccaaacaaataattaagtCTTTTGTTTAATAAGAATACCACGATAGAACTATTTGAATCAattactttgaaaaaaaaaatttcaaacatgGATAGATATAAATCAAATTGGAGATAAGTTAGATCTATAATACCccgtaaataattatttatttacttttttcattttttactaaaattgttttttttcgaTTATGTGAGatgataatttgttttttttaatattatattattgtttatcaACTATTGAATTATTcagattcttaatttatttgtttgttcaatTAAGTTGACACATTAATTTCAATAGAAATAttttgtgaaagaaataaacacttaaattgtactattataaataaatgagttATGGTTAATacattttgattatatataataaatatataaaataaattaaaaaaagaaaatatatttaagtaagATAACTACTTAATCTACCTAAAGATTACAAAATTTCtggtttattaaaaaataagttgacTTGACTTATTTCTAATTCAATATGTGATTTTCATGTGAGACTAATTTTCATGTGAGCATCAATCAGTAACAAGATGATTCCCCGAGGAATTGGGGAAAACGGaaccttatattttttaatttttctgtcCGATCTTACACTTGACATATATATGTAAAGAAAAAACGCTGTGAAAGAAACTATAGAAAAAGagcaacaataaaaaaaaaaaccaactcATTCACAGATGTTGGTAACTATGAACAATGAAATAGGCCTATGAGAAAACAAGTTATTATAGTAATTTTGTACCGAAAAATTTATGTTCGGGACTCCCAAGGAGATCATCAAAGGATCTTTTGGCAAGAGAGTCTTGCAAGATGGATATTTGACCTTCCTTCTCGAGGTTGTTTTCTTCAAGTGTCTCTATCTTCTTCTTCAATACATTGACCTCTGCTTTCAACAGCATATTCTGCTCACTATATTGCTTCACTTGCTCCCACATATAATCTCTCTCCTCGGTCACTTTGGGCAATTTTCCCCTCATCATTGTCAATTCCCTGTTAGACTGTTGCAGATCATTTTGAAGGCAATTTCTACTCTCATCTTTCTTCAACATCTGCCTCAACAATTTTTCCAGGAGATTGGTTAACAGGCTTAAGTAATAGCAATTGAAAAAACTACCCAGTTATCCCACAAGACAACAATAACGACATGCCACCATGTATAAACATTCATTAGATGAGtttaataaacaaatttcaatacTCTTGTGGGTTAGGCTAGACTAACCTGAAGTTCGAGGTCCTTCAACTTGTGAGTTAAGCTTGAAAGATTATCCAAAGCATTTTGCATCTCAGATCTAAGTATGTCGTTTCCTCTCACTGCTGTAGCAAGTTCAGCTTCCATCTGCTCAGCTTGGAGCTCTTTAGAGTACAGTTTCTCTCTTAATAAGCTCGTCAACAAACATTCTGCTTTAAGTTCAGTTCTTAATGTATCCTATACAAGTATCAACATAATCGACATGAATTTTCAATGAACAAATTCTGTAAaacagatttaaaataaatcaacacGCAGACAGTAGAACAGAGGTTTCACAATTTAATTCCATTAAGTAAAACTTTCTGAAGAAATTTACCTCAGATAATTGATCATTTATCGTGGCTAGTTTACCAGCCTCTATACACTCTGATTGAAATTTGGAAGTCAATGGATTTGACTTATCTTTCAACAAAGAAGACATCGTCTGCAAACTCCTTGCTAAACCCTCAGTGCCACTTTTGAGCCCCTGAATTTTAGTTTCAGATTCAACAATAAATTGCCCATCTAAACCATTTCCAATCACTTCTTGATCCAGCTGGACATTTTGGCGAAGATGGTTTCCTTTACCTTTAACGAATTCCAGTAATTTTGAACACAAGTATGTGCTTTCATTTAGCATTGTTAGGCCTTGATTCTGAAGGCAGTAGATGCGAGCCCATAGTTCTTTATCTAGTCTATAAGTAGTAGCAACACATTCTTTCCTGTCACCTTTCAACCGATTCAAGAGCATTATATTCTCATGGCGAAGAGAATCTGCCTCAAACCTGCAAGACTCCAACTCCTTTCTCAAGGCAAGTTCCACTCCAGTCAATCTCATTTGCTCCATTCGCATTTTTGCAGTGTGCTTGTCAGCACTCTCCATGGGTTGGGTTTTATGAAGCTCCTCGCTAAACCCATCTTGTAATCCAGTTATTGACTTCTCTTGCTCACTGCAAGTTCTTAATAACCTTGTCAGAGACTTGTGTAACTCCTTGcactccttctccttctcttcaaAATTTCTTAGGATACAATCCCTGTTTTCTTCTGATaccttatatttttcttgtagttCCAATAGATTTTGCTGCAAACCCAgaatttcctttttcattatCTCTGTGTTATCAGTCAATGCCTTGAGTTGTTGGTCAGTATACGCCATCACACTTTTGCTTTCCATTTCCCTCTCACTTAAAGAGGAGACTTCCCTTTGAAGTGACACATTCTGCTCCGCAAGCTCTCTAACTCGCTCACGGAGCCTTTGCTCCTCTAACTGGTATTTCTCAAGTTTAAACGACCAGTCACTTGACCTCCTGTCCAATTCCTTCTCCAATGCTGACTGCatctcattcttttctttttctagtcTCTGAGTCCGATAATCAAGTTCTGTTTTGACACGGCTAAGTTCTTCTCTGGCGGAGACTCTGTCAGAAATTTGAGACCTTAGATGGGTTGAAACTTCCAGAGCCAAACTTATTTTCTCCTCTAGTAGATGTCTGATTGTCTGAATCAGTACTGACACATCATAACTACCATCAGGAAAAAAGCTTTCTCGTTCCAGTTTCTTtgaaagaagaataaccctctCCTCAGCCTCCTTTGATCTTCTTATTAGGTCTGCATCCGCATCCTCTTCAGGTTCATCACAGCTTAAACCCTCAAAATTGCCATCGATGCCATGATAGCCATTTGTCATTCTGTAGGGCTCATCcaacaaattatttttaggCCGAGTATCATCAAAATCAGAGTCATAGTGTCCATTAACAGATCTAGAATATATATCTTCAATTGTGATTGGATTATCAGTGTTAACATTCTGCGAACATGTCTTCGGGATATCACATGACTGAGAAAGTCTCTCAATCACATTTTTTGCAAGACTTCTCGGGGACTCTGGTCCAACACAATTTTCTGCCCAATCTCGGGATGAGAACCGATGGCGTGGAACTTTAGCTTCTCTAAATGAATGAACCCTTGGTTTGTCTTTGATTCCCTGAGTTGGTGAATTAGGTGCTGTAAGCTGAACTTTTGGAGGAAGCTTCATACCATAGCTCCCATGTCTACTATTATTTCTTTGTGAATTGTTCCTGGGCCTACTTTCCTCCGGATGCTGCTCTCCATCAATGTAACGATCAACAACCTTACTTGAAATGTTGCTGGAACAAGTGGATGAGTTCCCAGATGACTCGTGATGGGATCTTGAAGAACTGGTAGACCCAGGTCTCTCGTATCTGTGCGAATTCTGGACAGAAGAAACTTGGGTTGTCTTGTCCCGCTTTTGTTTCTCATAGTTAGGAGCCTGACAACTGATATATACACACAGAAAGttcaaccaaaataaatatGTGCAAAATGTAGCCAATACAACGTGGAATAAGCTTCAGTTCAGTCAACAATATGCTTCAAAAGTTAGGTTATCAAGTCTCACCGAGATGAACGCTCAAATTGATGATATGGATCACTAACAATGCTACTTGAAGGAGACCTGGTTGGATCTCTGAACTGGCAAGCAGATGACGACAGTGACCTGCTCCTTCTAAGATCTGGAACACCAGAAGAACTCTGATCATCAGAAACATTTTTTCGAGTTTTGGAGAACAAGCCCTTCGAGCTCTGGAAATAATCATCAGCTTTACCGTAAGCTTGATTGTTCATTCCAATCTCGGAAACACTGTCCCATGCCTTTTGCTTATTTGTTGATTTCGGCGGAGTTGCATTGTTATTTCCACTGCTAGACGCAGaagatttgaaaaagaataGTTTCTTCATGCGTTAAACCTTCCCTACAATCACTGCCACAAGCTCATCAAATCTCAGCTTCCGGAGATTTCCAGGACCAAGGCAGATGACAGCCTACTACAGAAAagcaaaacagaaaaataaaaaagtaaaacaagatTATACAAACCAGTGCCGCAAACCCACCAATTGGAAAAGGAGAataaaacagaagaaagaagaaaggagaagatcACACTAAGGAGTAGCAGAAAAACACGTTACACCTAAGAGAAACACCGATTATTTGATTTCAACAACGttcactttttcaaaataaaaattaaacaaaaaatatcaaaacgCAACGGATACGACCAGgcattattaattaattagtaagAATATATCCAGCCAACAACCAAGCTGATGCAGTGAACGAAAAGACGACATTATCCTCAACCCAAACCTTGCCCGTTACAAACAAAAACCCTGTTTCTTGGATTCATACGACAAACATGGTCCGATTATTAATCAATTCCATCAAGTAAACAATAACAACACCATAAACCATACAAAAGAAAACGTATTATCGCAGACCCACATCCTAAAACCATCCAATTTTCTCATAAATTACTcagaaaagaataaagaaaagcTAAAAACAGAAAGGAAACAGTGGTGTGCCCAGTTTCCTTGCTCCACAAAGCCTGAATTGCATAAccctaaaagaaagaaaacctgAAATTCAGGGTTTTGCTGACGTGAGTGAGGTGGAGAAAAAGTGAAACCAACTTTTCCAATTCCAATTGTCCTTTATCAACTTTCCCAGGAGACACAAactcaacaaaaagaaaaaaaaatgtccaaaCACAAGATAtatacagagagagagagagagagagagagagagagagagagagaggaactCACAGGGTTTCAAACGGTAAAAGAAGATTGCGCAGACGAACAATTCGAAATTGAAAGGAAGCAGAGGTTTTTAATTGTGGAGTTAAGAAAAATTACACACAAAAACGAAGGTTTGACTGAGAAATTGTAACCGATAATATGATTGGTATGAaaagtgaatttgaaaaatGGAATTGAAATGGGAAATTAATGATTTTGCCTTAAAGATTGAGATTTAATGATTAAGAATGAGGAGTGTGAAGAGCATTGGAAGTGAAGCAGTGAGTGGGAATATTGGGAAAAGACGAAGGGCAAAAGGGTCatgaaattaaattcaaaagCTTCGTATGCCGCGCGGAATGTGCGGTCCAAGATAGGAGCGTTCTTTGGTTGGATCATGCGCAGCCTTCCCCTGTCGTTTCACTACTGGGGCCCACACTTTaacttttctaaatatttttaatttacttaattatttttttctaaaccaGCACGCTTGGACAGATAAGATTTTATTGATTCAAATATTTATCTGAATGGCTTTCGGTTTTGGTCCGtagttaaaagaaaacaaaacgtTACAATTCCGTGTTCTAACCTAATCTTCCAAATTTGATAGactttatattaattagattattattatatttttattatttcaataaaataatgattattttaattattcctttttagtctttaaaattgTCTATAATTTCAGTTCCATGGAAAAAAATTCAGAATTCGGTCCGAAACTGAAAGtcaaattttgattataaataataaatcatattattGAACTAAATACGTTTAGATAATAAAACTCAACTGTGCTGTATACTAAAAAAATTCGCAATTTACATGcatttctctttatatatattgatggaaaaaaataaagagaataaatcactttttt from the Vigna angularis cultivar LongXiaoDou No.4 chromosome 3, ASM1680809v1, whole genome shotgun sequence genome contains:
- the LOC108325191 gene encoding uncharacterized protein LOC108325191, coding for MMSQQQNRNRNLPAAPQSLLRQTGFGDGVKPFSLRQYVLASRHRNFFQNWPFHEKFLQLCLKHGLEEKEVLPPFGSQTSLTEPLKDSPNLMHSSSDDNDNNDEKEADSCKAEYDYHPQTTKNDCDYKVKEGNQQNCNISANLSQSAYTCNLPSSTHAHKISPLMPPPSKKVKDKCRRHKGRCKKRSMVDILAVARHTTLEEIHRMNKFYYPETVIEEYQQTVPYGNISMPELGSDGSCRKGWREDAYDGLANVDMAPKGPLLLKFKLNGCNVNGYCRT
- the LOC108325274 gene encoding deaminated glutathione amidase, chloroplastic/cytosolic, with the translated sequence MHMHCVQRSAIGGIASPIIKSSLSVPSTIMAMPSPNSLRVAAAQMTSVSDLAANFATCSRLVKEAASAGAKLLCFPEAFSYVGTKDGDSVSVAQPLDGPIMNQYCSLARESSIWLSLGGFQEKGSDPQHLCNTHVIVDETGKIRSSYKKIHLFDVDVPGGRVYKESSFTEPGKDIVAVDSPIGRLGLSVCYDLRFPEMYQLLRFQHEAQVLLVPSAFTKVTGAAHWEILLRARAIETQCYVIAAAQTGKHGDKRESYGDTLIIDPWGTIVGRLPDRLSTGIVVSDIDLSLVDSVREKMPIDKQRMPIDFWKAASL
- the LOC108326575 gene encoding uncharacterized protein LOC108326575 isoform X2, which codes for MKKLFFFKSSASSSGNNNATPPKSTNKQKAWDSVSEIGMNNQAYDLRRSRSLSSSACQFRDPTRSPSSSIVSDPYHQFERSSRCQAPNYEKQKRDKTTQVSSVQNSHRYERPGSTSSSRSHHESSGNSSTCSSNISSKVVDRYIDGEQHPEESRPRNNSQRNNSRHGSYGMKLPPKVQLTAPNSPTQGIKDKPRVHSFREAKVPRHRFSSRDWAENCVGPESPRSLAKNVIERLSQSCDIPKTCSQNVNTDNPITIEDIYSRSVNGHYDSDFDDTRPKNNLLDEPYRMTNGYHGIDGNFEGLSCDEPEEDADADLIRRSKEAEERVILLSKKLERESFFPDGSYDVSVLIQTIRHLLEEKISLALEVSTHLRSQISDRVSAREELSRVKTELDYRTQRLEKEKNEMQSALEKELDRRSSDWSFKLEKYQLEEQRLRERVRELAEQNVSLQREVSSLSEREMESKSVMAYTDQQLKALTDNTEIMKKEILGLQQNLLELQEKYKVSEENRDCILRNFEEKEKECKELHKSLTRLLRTCSEQEKSITGLQDGFSEELHKTQPMESADKHTAKMRMEQMRLTGVELALRKELESCRFEADSLRHENIMLLNRLKGDRKECVATTYRLDKELWARIYCLQNQGLTMLNESTYLCSKLLEFVKGKGNHLRQNVQLDQEVIGNGLDGQFIVESETKIQGLKSGTEGLARSLQTMSSLLKDKSNPLTSKFQSECIEAGKLATINDQLSEDTLRTELKAECLLTSLLREKLYSKELQAEQMEAELATAVRGNDILRSEMQNALDNLSSLTHKLKDLELQMLKKDESRNCLQNDLQQSNRELTMMRGKLPKVTEERDYMWEQVKQYSEQNMLLKAEVNVLKKKIETLEENNLEKEGQISILQDSLAKRSFDDLLGSPEHKFFGTKLL
- the LOC108326575 gene encoding uncharacterized protein LOC108326575 isoform X1, with product MKKLFFFKSSASSSGNNNATPPKSTNKQKAWDSVSEIGMNNQAYGKADDYFQSSKGLFSKTRKNVSDDQSSSGVPDLRRSRSLSSSACQFRDPTRSPSSSIVSDPYHQFERSSRCQAPNYEKQKRDKTTQVSSVQNSHRYERPGSTSSSRSHHESSGNSSTCSSNISSKVVDRYIDGEQHPEESRPRNNSQRNNSRHGSYGMKLPPKVQLTAPNSPTQGIKDKPRVHSFREAKVPRHRFSSRDWAENCVGPESPRSLAKNVIERLSQSCDIPKTCSQNVNTDNPITIEDIYSRSVNGHYDSDFDDTRPKNNLLDEPYRMTNGYHGIDGNFEGLSCDEPEEDADADLIRRSKEAEERVILLSKKLERESFFPDGSYDVSVLIQTIRHLLEEKISLALEVSTHLRSQISDRVSAREELSRVKTELDYRTQRLEKEKNEMQSALEKELDRRSSDWSFKLEKYQLEEQRLRERVRELAEQNVSLQREVSSLSEREMESKSVMAYTDQQLKALTDNTEIMKKEILGLQQNLLELQEKYKVSEENRDCILRNFEEKEKECKELHKSLTRLLRTCSEQEKSITGLQDGFSEELHKTQPMESADKHTAKMRMEQMRLTGVELALRKELESCRFEADSLRHENIMLLNRLKGDRKECVATTYRLDKELWARIYCLQNQGLTMLNESTYLCSKLLEFVKGKGNHLRQNVQLDQEVIGNGLDGQFIVESETKIQGLKSGTEGLARSLQTMSSLLKDKSNPLTSKFQSECIEAGKLATINDQLSEDTLRTELKAECLLTSLLREKLYSKELQAEQMEAELATAVRGNDILRSEMQNALDNLSSLTHKLKDLELQMLKKDESRNCLQNDLQQSNRELTMMRGKLPKVTEERDYMWEQVKQYSEQNMLLKAEVNVLKKKIETLEENNLEKEGQISILQDSLAKRSFDDLLGSPEHKFFGTKLL